One genomic segment of Actinomycetota bacterium includes these proteins:
- a CDS encoding metalloregulator ArsR/SmtB family transcription factor: MGHDGDVATTALELPVLCCAPLTGSALNDEEATATADIFKALADPHRVRIVNLLANADEAVCVCDITAAIGLSQPTVSFHLKKLVGSGLLDREKRGTWAYYSLNGRALDRLASVVKIKEGATS; this comes from the coding sequence ATGGGCCATGATGGCGACGTGGCCACGACCGCCTTAGAGCTTCCCGTTCTCTGCTGTGCCCCCCTCACGGGGTCCGCGCTCAATGATGAAGAGGCCACCGCGACCGCCGACATCTTCAAAGCACTCGCCGACCCTCACCGCGTGCGCATCGTCAACCTGCTTGCGAACGCCGACGAAGCCGTGTGCGTGTGTGACATCACCGCCGCGATCGGGCTGTCGCAGCCGACCGTCAGCTTCCACCTCAAGAAGCTCGTCGGAAGCGGACTGCTAGACCGCGAGAAGCGCGGGACGTGGGCTTACTACTCGTTGAACGGCCGGGCACTGGATCGACTTGCGTCGGTCGTGAAGATCAAGGAAGGAGCCACAAGTTGA
- the arsM gene encoding arsenite methyltransferase, producing MSDAREEVRKRYADAATAVSSGSMDAAALETSDCCGSDTWASCCGETTAVFGPELYSRTETTELPTEAVLASLGCGNPLAVAELREGETVLDLGSGGGIDVLLSAKRVGPAGKAYGLDMTDEMLELANRNKAQAGAENVEFLKGYIEDIPLPDGSVDVVISNCVINLSSHKSAVFAEMYRVLKPGGRIGITDVVASNTLTEADRAERGTFAGCIAGALSLAEYQHGLAAAGFSGVDISITHDVVDGMHSAIVRAQKPAS from the coding sequence TTGAGCGATGCACGCGAAGAGGTCCGGAAGCGATATGCCGACGCGGCGACCGCCGTTTCCAGTGGTTCGATGGACGCGGCCGCGCTCGAGACCTCGGATTGCTGCGGCAGCGATACCTGGGCTTCCTGTTGTGGGGAAACCACAGCGGTCTTCGGCCCCGAGCTCTATAGCCGCACAGAAACGACCGAACTGCCGACCGAGGCGGTGCTCGCCAGCCTCGGCTGCGGGAATCCTCTCGCCGTTGCAGAGCTGCGCGAGGGAGAGACCGTGCTCGATCTCGGATCCGGCGGCGGGATCGACGTCCTGCTCTCGGCGAAGCGCGTCGGCCCGGCAGGTAAGGCGTACGGCCTCGACATGACCGACGAGATGCTCGAGCTCGCCAACAGGAACAAGGCGCAGGCGGGCGCCGAGAATGTCGAGTTCCTGAAGGGATACATCGAGGACATCCCGCTCCCGGACGGCTCGGTCGATGTCGTGATCTCGAACTGCGTGATCAATCTCTCGTCCCACAAGTCCGCTGTGTTCGCCGAGATGTACCGCGTCCTGAAGCCCGGCGGCCGCATCGGCATAACCGACGTGGTTGCTTCCAACACTTTGACGGAGGCGGACCGGGCGGAGCGCGGCACCTTCGCCGGTTGCATCGCGGGTGCGCTGTCGCTCGCCGAGTACCAGCACGGCCTTGCCGCGGCGGGTTTCTCTGGCGTGGATATCTCGATCACTCACGATGTGGTCGACGGCATGCACAGCGCGATCGTGAGGGCGCAGAAACCCGCCTCCTAA
- the rsfS gene encoding ribosome silencing factor, with protein MPSETQLVIEAAEAASSKKAERVVILDVSELLVITDHFLICSGNNERQVRTIADEVEKRLRETRDVKPFRREGQREGRWILLDYVDFVVHVFGPEERDYYDLERLWADAPIVPFDDGAGRTSEREERDEPAAAEAT; from the coding sequence ATGCCTTCCGAAACTCAGCTAGTGATCGAAGCCGCAGAGGCCGCGTCATCGAAGAAGGCCGAGCGGGTGGTCATCCTCGATGTATCCGAGCTCCTCGTGATCACCGATCACTTCTTGATCTGCAGTGGGAACAACGAGCGACAGGTGCGGACGATCGCGGACGAGGTCGAGAAGCGGCTGCGGGAGACGCGGGACGTGAAGCCTTTCCGCAGAGAGGGCCAGCGTGAGGGCCGCTGGATCTTGCTCGATTACGTGGACTTCGTCGTCCACGTCTTTGGCCCCGAGGAGCGCGACTACTACGACCTCGAGCGGCTGTGGGCGGATGCGCCCATCGTCCCGTTCGACGACGGTGCAGGTCGCACGAGTGAACGAGAGGAGCGGGATGAGCCAGCCGCGGCGGAGGCGACGTAG
- a CDS encoding LytR C-terminal domain-containing protein, with product MNDNRRSRDMWKQSQPGGSDGEAARSDVDETAPQDESAAGAENEHYSPRHRAPGRASLIRRRRTQTGSTEEVAWETLYRKEESATTWTTEEQPSATQPPQAIEDLSYLGPTRAELKKRRTKSLAESPPEEPQLGSEESPSAGSTREPERRDLYQAADTMVEGDIELASDRSEAAVETGPGRVVGPAPGAASSRTSRPQESSRARPTAPPVPTSPAWASATVPGHDEQVGPRRTALEQRKKRQRMRKTAGVVAATIAAVGGVGAAGFMVTNAVDPPKEKRSTSFAPPQQENSVLSTLFFGTKESSSGARGATWMTLVTLDPASDKASVVYIPSHTAVEVPGRGLQGVGEAYGSGGVPLLLVSAENLLGVNIDRYVELSDNDALVLFEALGSLTVDVPAEVRVPVGRDQARLIFVEGPQQLSPSLLVKLLYIVGIDGDDVELGSRHLAFWGQLLEEYDDPGELASAVREAGAALGESDATPEEHAEFLSALADVAPEDVTLTTLPVRPISAGDSELYATDAEELATFVDETIGLDRDASREVRVQVLNGNGVPGIGQDVASELVGEGFRVILSGNARRLNYRKTLVITYDESDEGVALAERARDLLGVGEVQVSAQQQGIVDLTIVVGKDFLRAR from the coding sequence ATGAACGACAACAGACGCTCGCGTGACATGTGGAAGCAGTCGCAGCCTGGGGGATCGGACGGCGAGGCCGCTCGTAGTGACGTCGACGAGACCGCTCCGCAAGACGAGAGCGCGGCTGGGGCCGAGAACGAGCACTATTCCCCTCGACACCGCGCCCCGGGGCGCGCCTCGTTGATCCGTCGGCGGCGCACGCAGACGGGATCGACTGAGGAAGTCGCTTGGGAGACGCTCTACCGCAAGGAAGAGAGCGCCACGACATGGACTACAGAGGAGCAACCGAGCGCCACACAGCCGCCGCAGGCGATCGAAGACCTGTCGTACCTCGGGCCTACCCGGGCGGAGTTGAAGAAGAGGCGTACCAAGTCCCTCGCGGAATCTCCTCCTGAGGAGCCGCAGCTCGGTTCCGAGGAGTCACCGTCCGCAGGGTCGACTCGAGAGCCGGAGCGGCGGGACCTGTATCAGGCGGCCGACACGATGGTCGAAGGTGACATCGAGCTCGCCAGCGACCGGAGCGAGGCTGCAGTGGAGACGGGGCCCGGGCGCGTGGTGGGACCCGCGCCGGGCGCAGCCTCCTCGAGAACCTCGCGACCTCAGGAGTCGTCGAGAGCGCGGCCGACGGCGCCACCGGTCCCGACGTCCCCTGCCTGGGCCTCGGCGACCGTGCCGGGCCACGACGAGCAGGTGGGCCCGCGGCGCACAGCCCTGGAGCAGCGCAAGAAGAGGCAGCGGATGCGGAAGACGGCCGGAGTCGTGGCCGCGACGATCGCGGCAGTCGGTGGTGTAGGTGCCGCTGGGTTCATGGTCACGAACGCGGTTGATCCGCCCAAGGAGAAGCGTTCCACCTCGTTCGCGCCGCCACAGCAAGAGAACTCCGTGCTATCCACCCTCTTCTTCGGGACGAAGGAGAGCAGCAGCGGTGCGCGGGGCGCTACCTGGATGACGCTTGTCACGTTGGACCCCGCCAGCGACAAGGCGTCGGTGGTCTACATCCCTTCTCACACCGCGGTGGAGGTGCCGGGCCGAGGGTTGCAGGGGGTCGGTGAGGCGTACGGGTCGGGGGGCGTCCCCCTGCTGCTGGTCAGCGCGGAGAACCTGCTCGGCGTCAACATCGACCGCTATGTAGAGCTTTCGGACAACGACGCACTCGTTCTGTTCGAAGCGCTGGGCTCACTGACGGTGGATGTGCCCGCAGAGGTCCGGGTTCCGGTCGGGCGTGACCAAGCCCGCCTCATCTTCGTCGAGGGACCCCAACAGCTCTCGCCGTCTTTGCTCGTGAAGCTCCTCTACATCGTCGGGATCGACGGCGACGACGTGGAGCTCGGAAGCCGCCATCTCGCCTTCTGGGGTCAGCTCCTCGAGGAGTACGACGATCCCGGGGAGCTCGCTTCCGCCGTCCGTGAAGCGGGCGCGGCGCTAGGCGAGTCCGACGCGACGCCGGAGGAGCACGCGGAGTTCCTCTCTGCCCTGGCCGATGTGGCACCCGAAGACGTGACGCTGACCACGCTGCCGGTGCGACCGATCAGCGCCGGTGACAGCGAGCTATACGCGACGGACGCGGAGGAGCTCGCAACCTTCGTCGACGAGACGATCGGGCTGGATCGTGATGCTTCTCGCGAGGTGCGGGTGCAGGTTCTGAACGGGAACGGCGTTCCGGGGATCGGGCAAGATGTCGCGAGTGAGCTCGTAGGGGAAGGATTCAGAGTCATCCTGTCGGGCAACGCGCGCCGCCTGAACTACCGAAAGACGCTGGTCATCACGTACGACGAGTCCGACGAGGGGGTGGCGTTGGCGGAGCGAGCGCGGGACCTCCTGGGCGTCGGAGAGGTGCAGGTTTCGGCTCAGCAGCAAGGTATCGTGGACCTCACCATCGTCGTAGGAAAGGATTTCTTACGGGCTCGATGA
- the nadD gene encoding nicotinate-nucleotide adenylyltransferase translates to MVSSQMVVQPQRLGVMGGTFDPIHVGHLVAASEALSVFRLDRVVFVPTGQPWQKTNYSDAEDRFVMTSLGAATHRSFAVSRIELDRKGPTFTADTMRTLKEFHGEDTKLFFILGADAALRFGTWKKVEGLADHTELIAVTRPGFALGQIETDVSWPRINLMEMPGIEVSASDVRARVRAGRPIDYLVPAAVVSYINERGLYVGSPEAG, encoded by the coding sequence ATGGTGTCCTCACAGATGGTCGTGCAGCCCCAGCGCCTGGGCGTCATGGGCGGAACCTTCGACCCGATCCACGTCGGGCACCTCGTCGCGGCCTCCGAAGCTCTCAGCGTCTTCCGCCTGGACCGGGTGGTCTTCGTCCCGACGGGCCAGCCATGGCAGAAGACGAACTACTCCGATGCCGAAGACCGGTTCGTCATGACGTCGTTGGGCGCGGCGACGCACCGCAGCTTCGCTGTCTCGCGTATCGAACTGGACCGCAAAGGCCCTACCTTTACCGCGGACACGATGAGAACGCTCAAAGAGTTCCACGGCGAGGACACGAAGCTGTTCTTCATCCTGGGCGCGGATGCAGCGCTGCGGTTCGGGACCTGGAAGAAGGTCGAAGGTCTGGCCGACCACACCGAGCTGATCGCGGTGACGAGGCCCGGCTTCGCTCTCGGTCAGATAGAGACGGATGTCTCGTGGCCGCGCATCAACCTGATGGAGATGCCCGGCATCGAGGTGTCGGCCAGCGACGTCCGCGCTCGGGTCCGTGCCGGGAGGCCGATCGATTACCTGGTGCCCGCGGCCGTCGTGTCGTACATCAATGAGCGCGGCTTGTACGTCGGGTCACCGGAGGCCGGATGA
- a CDS encoding glutamate-5-semialdehyde dehydrogenase yields the protein MSICERGAAAAPAVAKLPGGVRDAALLAMAEALEASGEQLIRANAQDVEAARDQGTAATTLDRLTLTEKRLTSMADGLRAVAAQPDPVGEVVEGWKRPNGLSIEKVRVPLGVVAVIYEARPNVTSDVAGLCLKSGNACILRGSSIALRSNRALVEVLTAAAMEAGVPPDAIQLIDDPHRESAVQLMQAKGLVDLLIPRGGRALIETIEENATIPAIIDGDGNCHVYVDRAADPQMASNIVLNAKTQRPSVCNAAETLLVHEELADKWLPEALDALAAAGVEIRADARARQVWPLAREASDEDWATEYLDLTLAVKVVASIDEAIAHVNRWGTSNAEAVVTEDLSAARRFADEVDSGSIFINASTRFSDGGEFGFGSEIGISTQKLHARGPMGLRELTTCKYVVWGDGQTRTS from the coding sequence ATGAGTATCTGCGAGCGCGGAGCCGCGGCTGCTCCCGCGGTGGCCAAGCTTCCGGGCGGGGTGCGGGACGCTGCGCTGCTCGCGATGGCCGAAGCGCTCGAAGCGTCCGGCGAGCAGCTCATCCGTGCGAACGCGCAGGATGTGGAGGCGGCACGCGATCAGGGAACAGCAGCCACGACGCTCGATCGGCTGACGCTGACGGAGAAGCGACTCACCTCGATGGCGGACGGACTGCGAGCGGTTGCAGCGCAGCCGGACCCCGTCGGCGAGGTGGTGGAGGGGTGGAAGCGCCCGAACGGTCTGTCGATCGAGAAGGTCCGCGTCCCGCTCGGCGTCGTCGCGGTGATCTACGAGGCGAGGCCGAACGTGACCTCCGATGTCGCCGGGCTCTGCTTGAAATCTGGCAACGCCTGCATCCTGCGTGGCTCGTCCATCGCGCTGCGGTCGAACCGCGCGTTGGTCGAGGTCCTCACGGCGGCGGCCATGGAGGCCGGTGTTCCCCCGGATGCGATCCAGCTGATAGACGACCCCCACAGGGAGTCGGCGGTCCAGTTGATGCAGGCGAAGGGCTTGGTGGACCTGTTGATCCCCCGCGGTGGGCGCGCCTTGATCGAGACGATCGAGGAGAACGCGACGATTCCGGCGATCATCGACGGCGACGGCAACTGCCACGTCTACGTCGATCGCGCGGCCGACCCTCAGATGGCGAGCAACATCGTGCTGAACGCCAAGACGCAACGCCCGAGCGTGTGCAACGCAGCGGAGACGCTGTTGGTTCACGAGGAGCTGGCCGACAAGTGGCTGCCGGAGGCGCTAGACGCGCTCGCCGCGGCCGGGGTCGAGATCCGCGCGGATGCCAGAGCGCGGCAGGTGTGGCCGCTGGCGCGCGAGGCATCGGACGAGGACTGGGCGACGGAGTACCTGGACCTCACGCTCGCGGTGAAGGTCGTGGCGTCGATCGACGAGGCCATCGCTCACGTGAACCGGTGGGGGACCTCGAACGCAGAGGCGGTCGTGACCGAAGACCTCTCCGCGGCCAGACGCTTTGCCGACGAGGTCGATTCCGGATCGATCTTCATCAACGCGTCCACCCGGTTCTCGGACGGAGGCGAGTTCGGTTTCGGGTCAGAGATCGGCATCTCGACGCAGAAACTGCACGCTCGCGGCCCCATGGGATTGCGGGAGCTGACCACGTGCAAATACGTCGTGTGGGGCGACGGGCAGACCCGGACGTCGTAG
- the proB gene encoding glutamate 5-kinase, translated as MARLELKAGDRLVVKVGTASLVGPTGEPDEDRLRRLCQEIAELRQTGVQVILVSSGAIAAGLGPLGLDSRPGDIPSLQAAAAVGQGRLLSHYSRLFEEAGLVVAQMLLTRYDFMNRQHYVNARNTLDRLLALGVVPIVNENDTVAVDEIRFGDNDRLAALVGNLARARLLALLTDAKGLHTDDPRRVPDAPILDEVVRITPELERRAGGRGSSLGTGGMASKIAAAWVATFSGVGVVVADASESRVLTRAVRGERVGTFFHPRAKRASARRLWIAFAQPPRGTVVVDAGARRAMVKDKRSLLPVGVVDISGSFESGEVVDVSDATGELFARGLIRYGSTELREAQGRRSAELAGREVIHRDQLIILEGDPA; from the coding sequence ATGGCGCGCCTTGAGCTGAAGGCGGGGGACCGCCTCGTCGTCAAGGTCGGCACGGCTTCTCTGGTGGGTCCGACCGGCGAACCGGACGAGGACAGGCTGCGGCGGCTCTGTCAAGAGATCGCCGAGCTACGGCAGACGGGTGTGCAGGTGATCCTGGTTTCGTCCGGCGCGATCGCCGCCGGCCTCGGGCCGCTGGGTCTCGACAGCCGTCCGGGAGACATCCCCTCACTGCAGGCCGCCGCCGCGGTCGGCCAGGGGAGATTGTTGTCGCATTACTCGCGGCTGTTCGAAGAGGCTGGTCTGGTCGTGGCGCAGATGCTCTTGACGCGGTACGACTTCATGAATCGTCAGCACTACGTCAACGCGCGCAACACGCTCGACCGGTTGCTGGCACTCGGTGTCGTCCCGATCGTGAACGAGAACGACACGGTCGCGGTGGACGAGATCAGGTTCGGTGATAACGATCGCTTGGCTGCGCTGGTAGGGAATCTCGCGCGCGCGAGGCTGCTGGCGTTGCTGACGGATGCCAAGGGACTACACACCGACGATCCGCGGCGGGTGCCGGACGCTCCGATCCTCGACGAGGTCGTGCGAATCACGCCCGAGCTCGAGAGACGGGCCGGAGGTCGCGGGTCCAGCCTCGGCACAGGTGGCATGGCGTCGAAGATCGCGGCAGCCTGGGTCGCCACCTTCTCGGGCGTGGGTGTAGTCGTCGCGGACGCGAGTGAGAGCCGGGTTCTGACGCGGGCGGTGCGCGGCGAACGCGTCGGCACCTTCTTCCACCCGCGCGCGAAGCGGGCCTCGGCGCGGAGGCTGTGGATCGCGTTCGCTCAACCTCCGCGCGGGACGGTGGTCGTCGACGCCGGCGCGCGCAGGGCGATGGTGAAGGACAAGCGCAGCTTGTTGCCGGTCGGAGTCGTCGACATCTCCGGGTCGTTCGAAAGCGGCGAGGTGGTCGACGTCTCGGACGCAACCGGCGAGTTGTTCGCCAGGGGCTTGATACGCTACGGATCGACCGAGCTGCGAGAGGCACAGGGCCGGCGTTCAGCGGAGCTTGCAGGCCGGGAGGTCATTCACCGGGACCAGCTCATCATCCTCGAGGGAGATCCAGCGTGA
- the obgE gene encoding GTPase ObgE, producing the protein MAFVDEAKIHVSGGAGGDGSVAFHREPFKPKGGPDGGDGGDGGSVILRAEGSVGTLLELRDHPHVKAARGGHGEGKRRNGARAADRILLVPPGTVVYDDDGTLVADLANTGDQFVAARGGRGGRGNVRFATATRRAPAFADKGEPGEEASLRLELRLLADVGLIGFPNAGKSTLISRISAAKPKIADYPFTTLEPNLGVVRSGDTSFVVADIPGLIEGAHAGKGLGDRFLKHVSRAAVLVFLVDPTAQDRDPTLDVKILRHELETFDPTLAQRPSVVILTKADAARDEIELLRDEYPDAMAVSAVTGEGIEQLLRILVAQIEKARRETPPRRGYVRHISRPETLQVLREEDAWRVRWTNAERAVAMTNLDNEEALTRLQRKLISMGVERALADAGAQPGDEVRIGGAVFDFEPETLSDDGAP; encoded by the coding sequence ATGGCGTTTGTTGACGAGGCGAAGATCCATGTCAGTGGTGGCGCCGGTGGTGACGGCTCCGTCGCCTTTCACCGGGAACCCTTCAAGCCGAAGGGGGGGCCCGACGGCGGCGACGGCGGTGACGGCGGCAGCGTCATCTTGCGCGCCGAGGGCTCTGTCGGGACGTTGTTGGAGCTGCGCGATCACCCTCACGTGAAGGCGGCCCGCGGTGGCCACGGCGAGGGTAAGAGGCGCAACGGCGCCCGCGCCGCGGATCGGATCCTGCTGGTTCCGCCCGGCACCGTGGTCTATGACGACGACGGGACGCTGGTGGCCGATCTCGCCAACACCGGTGATCAGTTCGTCGCCGCACGGGGGGGCCGAGGGGGCCGCGGGAACGTTCGTTTCGCCACCGCCACCAGGCGCGCCCCGGCGTTCGCGGACAAGGGGGAGCCGGGGGAAGAGGCGTCGCTGCGGCTCGAGCTTCGCCTCCTGGCGGACGTGGGGTTGATCGGGTTCCCGAACGCGGGGAAGTCGACGCTTATCTCGCGAATCTCGGCGGCGAAGCCGAAGATCGCCGACTACCCGTTCACGACGCTGGAGCCGAACCTGGGTGTGGTGCGGAGCGGCGATACGTCGTTCGTCGTGGCCGATATCCCGGGCCTGATCGAGGGAGCGCACGCTGGGAAGGGCCTGGGGGACCGGTTCCTGAAGCACGTCTCGCGGGCGGCCGTTCTCGTGTTCCTGGTGGACCCGACGGCGCAGGATCGTGATCCCACACTGGACGTGAAGATCCTCCGTCACGAGCTGGAGACGTTCGATCCCACGTTGGCGCAGCGCCCGTCGGTCGTGATCCTCACGAAGGCGGACGCGGCGCGCGATGAGATCGAGCTCCTGCGGGATGAGTATCCGGACGCGATGGCGGTGTCCGCCGTCACGGGGGAGGGAATCGAGCAGTTGCTCCGCATCCTCGTGGCCCAGATCGAAAAGGCGCGCCGAGAAACGCCCCCGCGCCGGGGTTACGTCCGTCACATCTCGCGCCCGGAGACGTTGCAGGTACTGCGTGAAGAAGACGCGTGGCGCGTGCGGTGGACGAACGCGGAGCGGGCGGTGGCTATGACGAACCTCGACAACGAAGAGGCCCTGACGCGCCTTCAACGCAAGCTCATCTCGATGGGAGTCGAGCGCGCGCTTGCCGACGCAGGGGCGCAGCCGGGCGACGAGGTTCGGATAGGCGGTGCGGTATTCGACTTCGAGCCGGAGACGCTGTCTGACGATGGCGCGCCTTGA
- the rpmA gene encoding 50S ribosomal protein L27, protein MAHKKGAASSRNGRDSESKRLGVKAYGGQQVKAGAIIIRQRGTRVHPGLNVGKGGDDTLFATASGTVTFHRLRGRRVVSITPAPSE, encoded by the coding sequence ATGGCGCATAAGAAAGGTGCAGCGTCCTCCCGCAACGGGCGCGACTCCGAGTCCAAGAGGCTGGGCGTCAAGGCGTACGGGGGCCAGCAGGTCAAAGCTGGCGCGATCATCATCCGCCAGCGCGGCACCCGCGTGCACCCGGGCCTCAACGTCGGCAAGGGCGGCGACGACACCCTGTTCGCAACGGCCTCCGGGACCGTGACCTTCCACCGCCTCCGCGGCCGCCGCGTAGTAAGCATCACCCCCGCCCCCTCCGAATAA
- the rplU gene encoding 50S ribosomal protein L21, which yields MYAIIRAGGKQHKVAKGDVIEIEKLREGTETIDFVPLLIVDDKGKTRSAKKDLGAARVTGTVVGETKGPKVEVFKYRNKTGYRRHAGHRQKYTTIEISDIKLTAGRGKKASAEEGTTDGA from the coding sequence ATGTACGCAATCATCCGCGCGGGCGGCAAGCAGCACAAGGTCGCCAAGGGCGACGTCATCGAGATCGAGAAGCTGCGCGAGGGCACCGAAACGATCGACTTTGTGCCGCTGTTGATCGTCGACGACAAGGGCAAGACCCGCTCCGCGAAGAAGGACCTGGGCGCCGCCCGCGTGACCGGCACCGTCGTCGGTGAAACGAAGGGGCCCAAGGTCGAGGTCTTCAAGTACCGCAACAAGACCGGCTACCGCCGCCACGCCGGGCACCGTCAGAAGTACACGACGATCGAGATCTCCGACATCAAGTTGACCGCGGGCCGCGGCAAGAAGGCATCCGCCGAGGAGGGAACCACCGATGGCGCATAA
- a CDS encoding Rne/Rng family ribonuclease, which produces MSEAAPRRREKAGDVLGDDVASAPAVKETPEGKTSAPPARRRRRRSPRRKSSSKSAPANRVMLVHADPHGTQIAVLEDDAIVEHYVARADDRSLAGNVYLGRVQNVLPGMEASFVDIGESRNGVLYAGEVGLAGDEGDDTPRIETVLKSGQPILVQVTKDPMRAKGARLTALISIAGRHLVLVPRAKSLGVSRRLPDSERTRLRDLAQVLRPEEHGLIVRTAAEGVSREDLQRDLARLVEIWDEIERKADKASAPALIYSEPELELRVIRDLFNRDVSRCIVDEAKLESTLRDYVRATSPDLDHRLELYQGDLPIFEEFRVLEQIRKSLDRRVWLPSGGHLVIDRTEAMTVVDVNTGKFVGKSNLEETVFRTNKEAAVEVARQLRLRDIGGIIVIDFIDMEVSENRDEVLRMFRGELERDKTRTHVFEISPLGLVQMTRKNVSAGIVEAFSDPCPACEGRGILVHDVD; this is translated from the coding sequence ATGAGCGAAGCCGCACCTCGCCGGCGGGAGAAGGCGGGTGACGTTTTGGGAGACGACGTCGCTTCCGCTCCCGCGGTGAAGGAGACGCCGGAAGGGAAGACCTCGGCCCCCCCGGCGCGGCGACGCCGGAGAAGAAGTCCTCGTCGCAAGAGCAGCTCGAAGTCCGCTCCCGCGAACCGCGTGATGTTGGTTCATGCGGACCCGCACGGGACGCAGATCGCGGTGCTCGAGGACGACGCGATCGTCGAGCACTACGTGGCGCGAGCCGATGACCGGTCACTGGCGGGCAACGTCTACCTCGGACGCGTCCAGAACGTGCTTCCGGGGATGGAGGCCTCGTTCGTCGACATCGGCGAGAGCCGCAACGGCGTCTTATATGCGGGCGAGGTCGGATTAGCGGGCGACGAAGGAGATGACACCCCTCGAATCGAGACGGTGCTGAAGTCGGGGCAGCCGATCCTCGTCCAGGTGACGAAGGATCCGATGCGCGCCAAGGGTGCGCGGCTGACGGCCCTGATCTCGATCGCCGGACGCCACCTCGTCCTGGTGCCGCGCGCGAAGTCGCTGGGCGTCTCGCGGAGGTTGCCGGACTCCGAACGCACACGCTTGCGCGACCTCGCACAGGTCTTGCGCCCCGAGGAACACGGGCTGATCGTGCGAACGGCGGCCGAGGGTGTGTCGCGCGAGGACCTACAGCGGGATCTGGCCAGGCTCGTCGAGATCTGGGACGAGATCGAGAGAAAAGCAGACAAGGCGAGTGCTCCGGCGCTGATCTACAGCGAGCCCGAGCTCGAGCTGCGCGTCATCCGTGATCTGTTCAACCGCGACGTCTCGCGCTGCATCGTCGACGAGGCCAAGTTGGAGTCGACGCTGCGCGACTACGTCCGCGCGACGTCGCCGGACCTCGACCACAGGCTCGAGCTCTACCAGGGCGACCTTCCGATCTTCGAAGAGTTCCGGGTCCTCGAGCAGATCCGCAAGTCACTCGACCGCCGGGTCTGGCTCCCGTCCGGCGGGCACCTCGTCATCGACCGGACGGAGGCCATGACCGTTGTGGATGTGAACACCGGTAAGTTCGTCGGGAAGTCAAACCTCGAAGAGACCGTTTTCCGCACGAACAAGGAGGCCGCCGTCGAAGTCGCGCGGCAGCTCAGGTTGAGGGATATCGGCGGGATCATCGTCATCGACTTCATAGACATGGAGGTCTCGGAGAACCGTGACGAGGTGCTGCGAATGTTCCGCGGCGAGCTGGAGCGCGACAAGACCCGAACCCACGTCTTCGAGATTTCGCCGCTCGGCTTGGTTCAGATGACTCGCAAGAACGTGTCGGCGGGCATCGTCGAGGCGTTCTCCGACCCCTGCCCCGCCTGTGAGGGCCGCGGCATCCTCGTCCACGACGTCGATTAG